The following coding sequences are from one Myxococcales bacterium window:
- a CDS encoding 1-acyl-sn-glycerol-3-phosphate acyltransferase, which yields MIVGNLSYPSEALARFAERVWLETLPDPRTGAVPPKSLLETLGLRQVDPHNRFMSGLPAHLLAQGLGLGAGAFALDAACASSLYALKFACDALANGRADLMLAGAVNRADDLFIHAGFSALGALSPTGRSRPFHAEADGLVPAEGAALLALVRLEEALAKGQRIYGVIRGVGLSNDGRGRGLLVPSQAGQVRALRAAYAAAGLHPDRVSFVECHATGTQVGDGVELGTLSEVFGTRNDLAIGSLKANLGHLITAAGAAGLLKVLGAFAAGIRPGTPSVSPMSALPALRTGALKLLQTNEAWNDEGGPRVASVSAFGFGGNNAHVIVEEPPAAGAPVSVALPAPAKTRSPVAIVALGARVADGQNAADFAEALWSGTSRVAHGAAPATEVAISLAGLRFPPRDLEETLPQQLMVFAAAHEAVAAVASLPAERTGVFIGMQCDAEIARHGARWRVAEWGARLGAPAGWVARAREGFVPLLGAAGVVGAMPNIPANRLSSQLDLQGPSLTFSSEELSGLRALVLAQDLLARGELDAALVGAVDLCVEPVHLAAAKVLSPKRQVGGDAAVVLVLKRLEDAEAGGDRILAVLDGTPSDPQAEDLSFGDEEGALSLQSLFGHAHAASGLLHVAAAALCCERGVRPHVPRAAVATAEGPARLPWQPAGERRARVHVTALGDEQVTIGLRAHRPAATGDLPGGLAPEPAYTPRPPILAFAVHRPHPTLPAFAAVAAAPPAILQTATPDAPAPSPALEAALPPNAVMPPATLMPPAPALPSARTSPPRAEAPVALPLPTPEAPAAADYSPPLLQALAHRQNVTALHHSFMAHQAAAHAHFLRMRTRAVDLLLGHAPAPLPAPTPPPARGGDHAALPPSPALLLSPAPPLSPAPPASPGPDAVPTPASGAPPLRTPSGPCFSRTELEVHASGRISQLFGPAFAGQDEHRLQVRMPEPPLLLADRVVGLAAAPGSMGRGTVWTETDVRPDSWFLNRGYMPAGIMIEAGQADLFLISYLGIDALNRGQRAYRLLGCELTYHGSLPKPGDTLRYEIHVDGHARQGDIRLFFFHYDCKVGDRPALTVRQGQAGFFSEDELAHSAGVLWSPEEQEITPHPRLDPPRVLAKGRAFDAAAVRAFAAGDLYGCFGEGFERGQTHTRSPAIQQGPMLLVDHVAAFDPQGGPWGRGYLKAVTPIAPDDWFFAGHFKNDPCMPGTLMFEGCLQAMALYLAALGHTLPRDGWRFEPVPEESFRLQCRGQVLPDAKELVCELFVEEVHDGPYPTLYADLLGTVDGLKAFHARRVGLRLVPDWPLSSLRWDDEAPPEVKALKDVPPDPRVAVVDGFAFDYASLLACAWGRPSDAFGPMYQVFDDTRRVARLPGPPYHFMSRVERVDGPIGVCKPGTTIEIAYDIPALPWYFRENAAAVMPYCVLLEAVLQPCGWLASFVGSALLGRSDLSFRNLDGTGRVLHEITPETLEAAGTRTLRTVTTLTSVSRSGDMILETFDVTCYLGTTKVYTLTTGFGFFPQAALENQVGLPTTDGERGTLRLSGGTCVDLTTRPARMCAGALRLPEPMLLMLDRVVTYDSQGGTAGLGFARGEKDVDPNEWFFKAHFFQDPVQPGSLGLEAMVQLLQFTMIHDELGAGFSHPRFEAIATGQEMTWKYRGQVIPENRVITTTLDITKRERDDRGCPVVTANASLWVDGKRIYSASGLAMRVVEGTTPAGRARPADTQTLAPAALLPHLRAYWARALGALPAPVDDLFSALVSRFINAVHVSPPTRARLAEGPVLFVGNHQTAIESTLFAIIASAFSGATLLTLAKVENQEFWFERLMQHAFAYPGLHRPVTTRYWNRSDATALPGVIAEMADAARTRGASVMVHVEGTRALSCTEPVRRMSGTFIDMALDLGCPIVPVRFSGGLPRTPVRERLDFPVGLGKQDIFMGPPIEADTLRPLHYGERRERVLAALNGLPPGPDDETPFAPDPELEAAAHAWNARTGVGFGHAVIATLLSRGPNTSLALQESASVSPRDPAAHAWFAELSRRLRG from the coding sequence GTGATCGTGGGCAACCTGTCTTACCCCTCGGAGGCCCTCGCGCGCTTCGCAGAGCGGGTGTGGCTCGAAACTCTGCCCGATCCCCGCACGGGCGCCGTGCCCCCGAAGAGCCTGCTCGAGACGCTGGGGCTTAGGCAGGTGGATCCTCACAACCGCTTCATGTCGGGCTTGCCTGCGCACCTTTTGGCCCAGGGCCTGGGCCTGGGGGCCGGCGCATTCGCGCTCGACGCCGCGTGTGCCTCGTCCCTCTACGCGCTCAAGTTTGCCTGCGACGCCCTCGCCAACGGCCGCGCCGATCTCATGCTGGCAGGGGCCGTGAACCGCGCGGACGATCTGTTCATCCACGCGGGTTTTTCGGCCTTGGGCGCGCTTTCGCCCACGGGCCGCTCGCGCCCCTTCCATGCCGAAGCCGACGGTCTCGTGCCCGCCGAAGGCGCCGCCCTGCTCGCCCTCGTACGCCTCGAGGAGGCCCTGGCCAAGGGGCAACGCATTTACGGGGTGATTCGCGGCGTGGGCTTGTCGAACGACGGACGCGGGCGTGGCCTGCTCGTGCCCTCGCAGGCAGGTCAGGTGCGCGCCTTGCGGGCTGCGTACGCCGCCGCGGGCCTTCATCCTGACCGCGTATCGTTCGTGGAGTGCCATGCCACCGGCACGCAAGTGGGCGACGGCGTGGAGCTCGGCACCTTGAGCGAGGTGTTCGGCACGCGCAACGACTTGGCCATCGGCTCGCTCAAGGCGAACCTCGGACACCTCATCACCGCCGCCGGCGCGGCGGGCCTCTTGAAGGTGCTGGGGGCCTTTGCGGCTGGCATCAGGCCCGGCACGCCCTCGGTGTCGCCCATGTCGGCTCTGCCTGCGTTGAGGACAGGCGCCCTCAAGCTTCTGCAGACGAACGAAGCGTGGAACGACGAAGGGGGCCCTCGGGTGGCGAGCGTGAGTGCCTTTGGCTTCGGGGGCAACAACGCGCACGTCATCGTCGAGGAGCCCCCCGCGGCCGGAGCCCCGGTTTCCGTGGCCCTGCCCGCACCCGCAAAAACACGAAGTCCCGTGGCGATCGTGGCCCTGGGCGCCCGGGTGGCCGACGGCCAAAACGCCGCTGATTTCGCCGAAGCGCTGTGGAGCGGAACCTCCCGCGTCGCTCACGGCGCCGCCCCGGCCACGGAGGTGGCGATCTCGCTCGCCGGGCTGCGCTTTCCTCCGCGCGATCTCGAAGAGACGCTGCCGCAGCAGCTCATGGTGTTCGCCGCCGCGCACGAAGCTGTAGCCGCCGTCGCCTCTCTGCCCGCCGAACGCACGGGGGTGTTCATTGGCATGCAATGCGATGCCGAGATCGCGCGGCACGGCGCCCGTTGGCGCGTGGCCGAGTGGGGCGCCAGGCTGGGCGCGCCCGCGGGATGGGTGGCGCGCGCACGGGAGGGATTCGTGCCGCTGCTCGGCGCGGCCGGCGTGGTGGGGGCGATGCCCAACATCCCGGCCAACCGCCTGAGCAGCCAGCTGGATCTTCAGGGGCCCAGCCTGACGTTTTCGTCAGAAGAGCTGTCGGGCCTCCGGGCGTTGGTGCTGGCGCAGGACCTGCTTGCACGAGGCGAGCTGGACGCGGCCCTCGTGGGTGCCGTGGATCTGTGTGTCGAGCCCGTGCACCTGGCAGCCGCCAAGGTGCTCTCGCCCAAGCGCCAGGTGGGCGGGGATGCGGCCGTGGTGCTGGTGCTCAAACGCCTCGAAGACGCCGAGGCCGGCGGCGATCGCATCCTCGCGGTGCTCGACGGTACCCCCTCGGATCCCCAGGCCGAAGACCTGTCTTTCGGTGACGAAGAAGGTGCCTTGTCCCTGCAGTCCCTGTTTGGCCACGCCCACGCCGCTTCGGGCCTGCTTCACGTGGCCGCCGCGGCGCTCTGCTGCGAACGAGGGGTGCGGCCCCACGTCCCACGTGCGGCCGTGGCGACGGCCGAGGGCCCGGCGCGCCTGCCGTGGCAGCCGGCCGGTGAACGCCGCGCCCGGGTGCACGTGACCGCGCTCGGTGACGAGCAGGTCACGATCGGGCTGCGGGCCCACCGACCTGCGGCGACGGGGGACCTTCCCGGAGGCCTCGCACCGGAACCGGCCTACACACCTCGGCCCCCGATACTCGCGTTTGCCGTCCACCGGCCTCACCCCACGTTGCCCGCTTTCGCGGCCGTGGCCGCCGCGCCCCCAGCGATCCTGCAGACTGCCACGCCGGACGCCCCGGCGCCTTCGCCGGCCCTCGAGGCCGCCTTGCCCCCAAACGCCGTCATGCCCCCCGCGACCCTCATGCCCCCTGCCCCCGCCCTGCCCTCCGCGCGCACGAGCCCGCCGCGCGCCGAGGCGCCCGTGGCCCTGCCTCTGCCAACGCCGGAAGCTCCGGCGGCCGCGGACTATTCCCCTCCTCTGCTGCAAGCGCTCGCGCATCGCCAGAACGTGACGGCCTTGCACCACAGCTTCATGGCCCATCAAGCGGCCGCCCACGCGCACTTCCTGAGGATGCGCACACGCGCCGTGGATCTCTTGCTGGGGCATGCACCGGCTCCCCTGCCCGCGCCCACACCTCCCCCCGCACGCGGGGGAGACCACGCCGCGTTGCCGCCGTCACCCGCACTGCTCCTGTCACCCGCGCCACCACTTTCACCCGCGCCACCCGCGTCGCCTGGCCCCGACGCCGTGCCCACGCCGGCTTCGGGCGCCCCGCCCCTGCGCACCCCCTCGGGCCCCTGTTTTTCTCGAACGGAGCTCGAGGTGCACGCCTCCGGGCGCATCTCGCAGCTCTTCGGCCCCGCGTTTGCTGGGCAGGACGAACACCGCCTCCAGGTGCGTATGCCCGAGCCGCCCCTGCTGCTCGCCGATCGCGTGGTGGGTCTCGCCGCCGCGCCGGGCTCGATGGGACGCGGCACGGTGTGGACGGAGACGGACGTGCGCCCTGACAGCTGGTTCCTGAACCGCGGCTACATGCCCGCGGGAATCATGATCGAAGCAGGCCAGGCCGATCTCTTCCTCATCTCGTACTTGGGGATCGATGCCCTCAACCGCGGCCAACGCGCCTACCGGCTTTTGGGCTGCGAGCTCACGTACCACGGATCTTTGCCGAAGCCCGGCGACACGCTTCGCTACGAGATCCATGTCGATGGGCACGCCCGGCAGGGCGACATTCGCCTCTTCTTTTTCCACTACGACTGCAAGGTGGGCGACAGGCCGGCCTTGACGGTGCGGCAGGGCCAAGCCGGCTTCTTCAGCGAAGACGAGCTGGCCCACTCTGCCGGGGTGCTGTGGAGCCCCGAGGAGCAAGAGATCACACCCCACCCCCGCCTGGACCCGCCGCGCGTGTTGGCAAAAGGGCGTGCCTTCGATGCGGCGGCCGTGCGCGCGTTCGCGGCCGGCGATCTTTACGGGTGCTTCGGTGAAGGCTTCGAGCGCGGCCAGACGCACACCCGATCACCGGCCATTCAACAGGGGCCGATGCTGCTCGTGGACCACGTGGCCGCCTTCGATCCGCAGGGGGGCCCGTGGGGTCGTGGCTACCTGAAAGCCGTCACACCGATCGCGCCCGATGACTGGTTCTTCGCGGGGCACTTCAAAAACGATCCCTGCATGCCGGGCACCTTGATGTTCGAGGGGTGCTTGCAGGCGATGGCGCTATACCTTGCGGCCTTGGGCCATACCCTCCCGCGGGACGGCTGGCGCTTCGAGCCCGTGCCCGAGGAGAGCTTCAGGCTTCAGTGCCGCGGCCAAGTGCTGCCGGATGCAAAGGAGCTGGTGTGCGAGCTCTTCGTGGAAGAAGTGCATGACGGCCCCTACCCCACGCTCTATGCCGACTTGCTGGGCACCGTCGATGGCCTCAAGGCCTTCCACGCCCGGCGCGTGGGCCTACGCCTCGTGCCCGATTGGCCGCTTTCGAGCTTGCGGTGGGATGACGAAGCCCCCCCGGAGGTGAAGGCCTTGAAGGACGTGCCGCCCGATCCCCGGGTGGCCGTGGTGGACGGATTCGCCTTCGACTACGCGTCGCTGCTGGCGTGCGCCTGGGGACGACCCTCGGACGCCTTCGGCCCGATGTACCAGGTGTTCGATGACACGCGCCGGGTGGCGCGGCTCCCCGGTCCGCCCTACCATTTCATGAGCCGCGTCGAACGCGTGGACGGTCCTATCGGGGTGTGCAAGCCCGGCACGACGATCGAGATCGCCTACGACATACCCGCGCTCCCCTGGTACTTCCGGGAAAACGCCGCAGCGGTCATGCCCTACTGCGTGCTGCTCGAGGCGGTGCTGCAACCTTGCGGCTGGCTGGCGAGCTTCGTGGGCAGCGCGCTTCTCGGCCGAAGCGATCTTTCCTTTCGCAACCTGGACGGTACCGGGCGGGTGCTGCACGAGATCACGCCCGAGACGCTCGAGGCCGCCGGCACGCGCACCTTGCGCACGGTCACCACACTCACGAGCGTGTCGCGCTCGGGCGACATGATCCTCGAGACCTTCGACGTGACCTGCTATCTGGGCACGACGAAGGTGTACACGCTCACGACGGGCTTCGGCTTTTTCCCGCAGGCCGCGCTCGAAAACCAGGTGGGCCTGCCCACCACCGACGGGGAGCGCGGCACGCTGCGACTCTCCGGAGGCACCTGCGTGGACCTGACCACGCGGCCCGCCCGCATGTGCGCGGGGGCCTTGCGCCTGCCCGAACCCATGCTGCTCATGCTCGATCGCGTGGTCACCTACGATTCGCAGGGGGGGACCGCGGGTCTCGGCTTCGCGCGGGGCGAAAAGGACGTGGACCCGAACGAATGGTTCTTCAAGGCCCACTTCTTTCAAGATCCCGTGCAGCCGGGCTCGCTGGGTCTCGAGGCCATGGTGCAGCTGCTGCAGTTCACGATGATCCACGACGAGCTCGGTGCGGGCTTTTCGCACCCCCGCTTCGAGGCGATCGCCACGGGGCAAGAGATGACCTGGAAGTACCGAGGCCAGGTGATCCCGGAAAACCGCGTGATTACCACCACGCTCGACATCACGAAGCGCGAGCGCGACGACCGCGGGTGCCCCGTGGTGACGGCGAACGCCAGCCTCTGGGTGGACGGCAAACGCATCTACAGCGCGAGCGGCCTGGCGATGCGGGTGGTGGAAGGCACCACCCCTGCCGGGCGCGCGCGGCCAGCGGACACGCAGACGCTGGCACCAGCCGCCCTCCTGCCGCACCTGCGCGCGTACTGGGCCCGGGCGCTCGGGGCGCTGCCCGCGCCCGTGGACGACCTCTTCTCCGCGCTCGTCAGCCGCTTCATCAACGCGGTTCACGTGTCCCCCCCCACGCGGGCACGTCTGGCAGAGGGGCCCGTGCTCTTCGTGGGCAACCACCAAACCGCGATCGAATCGACCCTCTTCGCCATCATCGCCTCGGCCTTTTCGGGCGCCACCTTGCTGACGCTGGCGAAGGTCGAGAATCAGGAGTTCTGGTTCGAGCGGCTCATGCAGCACGCCTTCGCGTACCCGGGGCTTCACCGCCCCGTGACCACGCGTTACTGGAACCGCAGCGACGCAACCGCCTTGCCAGGGGTGATCGCCGAGATGGCCGATGCCGCCCGCACCCGCGGCGCAAGCGTGATGGTTCACGTCGAAGGCACCCGCGCGCTTTCGTGCACCGAGCCTGTCCGCCGCATGAGCGGCACCTTCATCGACATGGCGCTGGACCTCGGCTGCCCGATCGTGCCCGTACGCTTTTCCGGAGGCTTGCCCCGCACCCCGGTCCGTGAACGCCTCGACTTTCCCGTGGGCCTCGGCAAGCAGGACATTTTCATGGGCCCGCCGATCGAAGCGGACACGTTGCGGCCCTTGCACTACGGCGAACGTCGTGAACGCGTACTGGCGGCGCTCAACGGCCTGCCCCCTGGGCCCGACGACGAAACGCCCTTTGCACCCGACCCCGAGCTCGAGGCGGCCGCGCACGCGTGGAACGCCCGCACGGGGGTAGGCTTTGGCCACGCCGTCATCGCAACACTCTTGTCGCGCGGACCGAACACCTCCCTGGCCCTGCAGGAGTCGGCTTCGGTGTCGCCCCGCGACCCGGCCGCGCACGCCTGGTTCGCCGAGCTCTCGCGGAGACTACGGGGGTAA
- a CDS encoding polyketide synthase dehydratase domain-containing protein has protein sequence MSEGEPSPTERLALELVSAEGAPLYTATCELRERPPGPGVAPLPSEGLAPAIRPLYGEPPLFHGQSFQMLRALDAHGPLGLTARTEGVAALGWSQSGPWHTDPGLVDAALQLALVFTHETLGGVSLPTGLDELSLHQTGAAPGTLRAILRSHLRSSRDRCVCDVAFVNEAGVLVCEAKGVETHVIANAETPSLAKPVLPPV, from the coding sequence TTGTCCGAAGGCGAGCCCAGCCCCACGGAGCGGCTTGCCCTCGAACTGGTCTCGGCCGAAGGGGCGCCGCTTTACACCGCGACCTGTGAGCTGCGCGAGCGCCCGCCAGGTCCCGGCGTGGCGCCCTTGCCTTCCGAAGGACTCGCACCCGCGATTCGCCCGCTTTACGGCGAACCGCCCCTCTTTCACGGCCAAAGCTTCCAGATGCTGCGCGCCCTCGACGCCCATGGCCCTTTGGGCTTGACCGCGCGCACGGAAGGCGTGGCGGCGCTGGGATGGTCGCAGAGCGGCCCCTGGCATACCGATCCAGGACTCGTGGACGCCGCTTTGCAGCTGGCCCTGGTCTTCACGCACGAAACCCTCGGGGGGGTGTCCTTGCCGACGGGGCTCGACGAACTCAGCCTGCACCAAACGGGCGCGGCGCCCGGAACGCTCCGGGCGATCCTGCGCAGCCACCTACGGAGCAGCCGCGACCGGTGCGTGTGCGACGTGGCCTTCGTGAACGAGGCCGGCGTGCTCGTCTGCGAAGCCAAAGGCGTCGAGACGCACGTCATTGCCAACGCCGAGACGCCCTCCCTTGCCAAGCCCGTGCTGCCTCCCGTGTAA